Genomic segment of Macellibacteroides fermentans:
TTTCAAACCGCACATCCATATAATAAGCATGGATAACTAATTTTACGAGTTGATCTATTGTCGTCAACAATAAAATCCATAAAATTATTTTTGTTTTTTTATTCATACCGCTCATTAATGGTTTCAATTCTTTAGCCTTAATTCATAACAATATTGATTCGAATTTATAACACTCTTAATCTGCGTCAGTCACAAATAAACTACCTGGTGGTTTTTTCTTTGAGAGCTAACAAAAACGGGAGTTCGGAGTATAATCCGTGCTTTTCGTTTTCAAATATAACACTTATTTTAACAATACAAGGCATATCAATTGATTAAAATAGAGTGTTTTTTATTATCTGATAAATCAACAAAAAAGGACTTATAAATACTGCACGCTAAGTGGTCGCAAAGTGGTCGCTTGAAACGCTGTGCCCATGCGGGTTCTGAGAGATTACGTTGCACAACTTGCACGCATCGTGCACGCCCTATCTTATTATATTAATAAAAGAATAAAAGAAGGATACTTAAAGTATCTATTGAAGAGGAAGAAAATGACTGATGTGTACTGCAAAAGTAGCAATATCTTTTCCAAATGGCAAATGGTCTGCGATAATTAATAACAGATGCCGGAAGTTGCCATTTTTACATGAACCGCAATGCCTGCAAACGGGTTATATAACATAATCAACAACGCTATGAAAGCATTTATTCTTACGAGTGTCCTTTTGGCTTTGCCTTTTTTTACGGCTTGTTCTCAGGCTGAGAAGAAAAATACAATCAATAAGCAGACGGTCCGATCGCTCGATCTGGACCGGTATCTGGGTAAATGGTACGAAATTGCCCGCTTCGATCATCCTTTTGAACGGGATATGGTGGGGGTGACTGCCGAGTATTCACTGCGTCCGGATGGGAAAATCAGGGTGCTGAACAGTGGGTACAAACCCGACTTTAACGGAAAGTTTAAAACGGCGGAGGGGAAGGCCAGAAGGCCGGATCCTAATGAACCGGGTAAACTGGAGGTCTCTTTTTTCCTTTGGTTTTACGGCGAGTATAACATTCTGGAACTGGACGAGCAAAATTACAGCTATGTTCTGATAGGCAGCAGTTCGGATAAATACCTCTGGATATTAAGCCGTACGCCGCAGTTACCGCATGAAACGGTGAATATGCTGCTGGAAAAGGCCAGGGAAAGAGGGTACGATACCTCCAAACTTATTTGGGTAAAGCAAAAATAACAGCCTGTTGGTCTGCCTATTTGATGTTTGTTTGAAAAGGAATGCCTACTTTTACACCCATCAAACAAACAATAAATGAGATCTAAAGATTTGAAAGCGGCTGGCACGGCCAGATTATTAGTTATAGGTGAAGATTCAAATCTGCAATGGTCTGATACGGCAACCGAATATGCGATGTTTGCCGACTACTATTTTCGTCGTTTCCCCGAGGATCATGGCGAACGAAGCCGCAATGTGGAGGCGCGCGATTTATTTAATCACATCATGTATGTTACACTCAATTCGGTCAAGCCGGAGGATATGTATATTACAAATCTTTGCAACGATTACGTGGAACCTGCCCCCAAAGGGAAACGGGTGCTGATTAAAGAGGAAAAGGCCCTGAAGGGTGTGGAGCATATTAAATGGATTCTGGAACAATATCCTACCATCGAATGGATTCTCCCAATGTCTCTGCAGACCAATTACTGGCTTCAGAAAGTGGGGTTCTATGGAGGTGATGAGGCGTTTCTGCATGGTGCTCAGCCACGTCGCGTAGGGATTGAGTGCATTCAGCCCTATTATCAACCGGTTGACGGGAAGGCCTTTGCAAGTATTTGTGGAAACATATACGATGCCAACGATTATCCTGCAAAAGTGATTCCGATTCTGCCGGCAAAGGATTATCCTTTAAAGGGGTTGAACGAGGAAAAATATGGAAAAGCATACGAAAGATTGCGTGCCAGTTTCCGGAAGTAGAGCTTAACACCCGCAATCAACAGGTTATTTATCATTAATATCTTGTAAATTATTTTTTTCCCAATATACTTTTGTATCTTTGCCTTAAGGGAAGTATTTGTTCAACATATGGACACTTTGCATTCAACAATTGTTAAACGCAAGTTATCCATATGTTGACTTTGCGTTTGACAATTGACAAACGAATACTTGCCTTAAGTTTTACAATTAGTTTCCTTAATCTTTTCTAATATTTAATCATTACATGAGTGCTAAGTATAAGCTAACAGAAAATCCTCCTGCATCAGCAAAGAACGGAATACAAAACTTACATGCCCGTATTGTTCCTTCACGTACGGCAACAATTGATGACCTGGCTGCAGAGATTTCCACTATATCCACCTTTTCATCGGGCGACATAAAAGGGTTGCTCGAAAGTTTCACCCAAGTGGTTACCAATCGCCTTAAAAACGGCGAGAATGTAAACCTGGACGGACTGGGATACTATTCCGTTTCGCTGGATTGTCCCAAAGATATCACCAGCGAAAAGCGGATACGTGCCGAATCGATACGCTTCAGGAATGTGAATTTCCGCTGCTCAAATAAGATGAAAGCAAGTCTGAAGTCCATGAAGCTGGAACGTGTACCTGCCGTAAAGAAAAAAGAGTTTACCGGAGAGGAGCGTTTGCAGCGGATTATAAGTAAAATGAATGAGCTGCGCACGGTTACTTGTACCGACTGTATGGGTGTGAATCAGTGTTCACGCTACATCGCCTTGCAAGACCTTAATACGCTGATCGAGAGTGGAAAGATAGAAAAACTGGGCTACGGAAAGAACGTATTGTATATGCTGCGTCCCTGATTCCGTTGGTGACAGATAACAGATGATTTGGATCTGTCACACCCATCTGTCATTTCCAGAACCCTTATCCACAAAGGGATCTGAGCCATTTTATGAGAGATGACAGATGAAATTGACATTTATTCGTTTTAAACAGGAATGTTAATCCGTAAAATGTATAAATAAAGCCGTAATTTATATAAGTGGTTCACCAAATAAGCTACTAATTTTGCATTATCAAAAATCTAAAAATGGGAGTTATGGAAAAGAACAATCGGAGAGATTTCTTAAAAGCAGGTGCTTTGTTAAGCGGGTCGGTCATACTCTCGCCGGCAATCGGCAAGGCACAGGGTTCCGAAAACGGGTTAAGCATGCCTGCTAACACGGATGTAAAGTACCGTACTTTAGGCTCGGGCAGTCAGGCGCTTAAGGTTTCGGCATTGGGACTGGGTTGTATGGGGATGAGCTATCACCGCAGCTTTGTGCCCGATAAGAAAGCGATGTTCTCCATGCTTCATAAGGCATACGATTTAGGTGTTACCTTTTTTGATACGGCTGAGGCATACGGACCGCTGGTAAATGAGGAGCTGGTTGGCGAAGCTGTTTCTTCTTTCCGCAAAGAGATTGTAATTGCCACTAAGTTTGGATTTAAAAATGGCCGGCCGAGCGAAGGGTTGGACAGCCGTCCGGAACGAATCAGGGCCGTGGTGGAGCATTCGTTGAAAAGCCTGAAGACTGATTATATTGATTTACTTTACCAGCACAGGGTTGACCCGGCCGTTCCCATGGAGGAGGTTGCCGGAACGGTTAAAGATTTAATACAGGAGGGGAAGGTTAAGTACTTCGGGCTAAGTGAGGCCGGCGAAGCCAATATCCGAAAGGCGCATGCCGTGCAACCGGTGACTGCTTTACAGAGTGAATATTCGTTGATGACCCGCCAACCGGAAAAGGATGTGATTAACGTATGCGAGGAGTTGGGTATCGGGTTTGTGCCCTACAGCCCGTTAAGCCGGGGGATGATTACCGGTTACCTTAACGAGCGTTCCAAATACAATCCCAACAACGACAACAGGCCCACCCTGCCCCGTTATCAACCGGATAATGTGATTGCCAACTGGCCGTTGATAGATACCCTGAAGGCATTTGGAGATCAGCGGGGACTAACGGTTGCTCAGGTGGCTTTGGCCTGGTTACTGGCGCAGAAACCGTTTATCGTTCCAATTCCGGGCACTACCAAATTGGCCCATCTGCAGGAAAACATGTGGGCGGCCGATTTTGAATTTACTGCCGAAGAACAGCAGAGCCTTACCGACCAGATTAATAAGATCAAGATCGTTGGCGAAAGATATACAGGTATATCTGCTCAGCAAACGGCCAAATAATCAGTTTTTTTGCTTTCTGAAATCGATGGGCGAAAGACCGGCTTTACGTTTAAAGAACTTCCCGAAGGAAGATTGATCCGAGAAGTGTAGCAGCGAAGTTATCTCCTGGATGGAGAGCTTCGAATGCATCAGTAATGTCCTGGCATCACTGTAAAGCATTTCGTAGATAAAGTCGGTCACCGTCTGTCCCGTTATCCGTTTTACGATATGTATAAGGTAATGATCCGAGATATTCAGCCTCGAGGAATAGAAATCTACCTTATGCTCCTTTCTGTAGTTTGCCACCAGTAATTCGATAAACGATTTGATGATGCTTTCGTAGCGGGTAAGGTTGGCTTCGGTCTCCAGGTCGGAGGTCCGGTCTATCATATTGCTTAAATCCAGGTAGAACCCGAAAAGGCAATTTAAGATAATCTCCTTGTGATACAAATGCTCTGCATCTTCTATAGCATCATTTACGGACGTAATTCGTTTGTACAGCAACTCCGACTGGTGGGTACTGATCCGCAACACCGGCATATTAAACATCCTTACCCCATACTTGATCCGTTTATAAATCATATCGGTGGAATCCATATCGTCCATAAAATCTTTACTTACAAACAGGCAGATACATTTAAAATCGGCACTGCAGTTGTCGAAGTTAAACATGTGTGAGGCCGATAGCAAAAGCAATGTATCCGGCTCTACTTTATGGAATTTATAGTTGATACATGCAGTCGCATTTCCGGATAAGACCAATATGGCAATGGAAGCATTTAAATACAGCGGAACAGAAAATTGAGATAAAACATCGGTTGAATCGATTGTTGTACAGTTTATCTTTACTCGTATGTCGGTTGGAGATGTACCTGAAGGAAGCAGCTCGCTGATGTTTTTAATGTGAATTTTGCCTTTCATTCATCAAGATTGAAATGAGGTGCAAAAGTAGTTTTTTTTCTTTTTATGTCCAAATTAAACCAATTCTGCACAATTAGAGATTTCGTGAAGTTAGTAAGAAACCCGACCTTTGCACCCGTCATTCTAAAACACTTAACAAACTGAAATTTAAATATATATGACGAAATTGAAGGTTACTTTTTTACTGATTCTATTCATACACAGTTCCCATTTTTTATTTTCACAACGTGCTGATAGTAAATTGATGAGCATCCATTGGAATCGTCGCCGTTGCTGCAACAGGCCAAACTGGGCATCGAAGAATCCAGACACAACGAAAAGATAGTAAATGCAGAACGTCTGCCTTCGGTGGCATTGATAGCCGGAGATCATCTGGACGGCCCTATCACCATCGAGGTGCCTCCCATCAACAAAAACTTTAACTACTGGTACGTGGGTATCGGTATTAAATACAACCTGGCCTCGCAGTACAAAACCAGTAGTAAATCTCGACTTGCCCGGTATTCGTATCAAAAGGCGGTGGAGAACGAGCTGTTGCTAAGGGATAATATCCAAACCCTGGTAAAGGCTTCGCATGTAAGATTCGCAGAGGCATTCGCTATGTACGACACGCAAAAGAAGAGCCTCGAACTGGCAGAACAAAACTATGATGTGATAAACAACCGCTATCTGAACGACCTGGCTCTGATTACCGATATGCTGGATGCCGGCAACTCCAAGCTTAGCGCCGAACTGCAGGTGGTGTAAGGAGACGCAGACGGCCCATGTGAAAGAGGGACAGCCGGTGGAGATAGAGGTGGATGCCATTCCGGATGTAATCTTCAAAGGGGTTGTGAGATCTATCTCCAGTGCTACGGGGGCCAGCTTTTCATTATTCCCTCAGGATAATTCGGCCGGTAATTTTGTAAAGGTTGAACAACGGATTCCCATCCGCATCGAATTTACTGCCGAGAATAAAAAGGCCGACCTGGAACGTTTACGTGCCGGAATGAATGCCGAATGTATTATAAACTATTGATATGCACGAATCAGGTCCTTTTACTTTACCGGCTATCCGCGATTTTGTTCCGAAAAAATGGAAACCGTGGATAATGATTGCCATCGTTATCGTATTTCAGCTTTCCGGAGGGGTTTACCTGGCTTCGGTAGCCGAGATGGTTGGTTCGCTGGCCTTGCTGCATGAAGATATCATGATGGCGGGTTATGCCTCCCTTGTGGGAATGTCTCTTACATTTGCACTGCTCATCGTAATCGACCTGTTGCTTGCCCCATCGCATCTTTTTGAACACATTTTGATGGAATCAATCCTGGGATATGATGCTTTGCACGTAAACTCGCTCAATTGGACAGCCATATTAGGTACGGCTACCGGGGCTTTGTTCACCTATCAGCTGTTTGCTTTGCGTAAATGGAGGTACAAGACGATGACGGTTATTGGATTTGCCTGTATTCTGGGGTATCTGGCGATCAGCTACTTTACCATCGATTATAACTTGCCGAAACAGGCGTTTATCCTGCCTGTTTTCTTACGGTCGTTCGGTTATGTAATTATTGCGATCTGCTTTCTTACCTCTTTGTCGCGGGTGCCGTTCCAGAATTTCTTTCAGGCTCTTACAATCCAGTCTTTTGTAAGTGCGGCTTTCGGGTCGGCTTTGGGCGATTCGATAGTGGGACATGCGTTACAGGTTGTAACCAAAAAGAATGCAATGCTTCTGAGTGCCGGCTTCGACCATGTAAATCCCGCCTCGTATAAATTGCCGGCAGGAGCGCTTTACGGTGCACTTCAGCAGCATGCGTTGCTGATTTCGATGAAGGAACTGTACGGATGGCTTTTGATGATCGGACTTTTCTGTCTGTTTGTCTTCATGGTAAAAGAAAGCTCCCTTCGTCCGAAGTATGCCATACATCCCAAATTCAGAACCATTCGTCGCGCAATAAAGCACGAACTAAGAGAAGACGCCGAATAAATATCCCCACATCAGGATTGGTAACGGCATACACTCATGCATACATAGTGCCTACACTTTTACGGCGTGAAATATCCAAGCTCCGGTTGACTAAAGATTTACATCTCTTTAATCGGCCGGAGCTTCCTTTAATATCCTTTGGTTGTGGATTATGAAGTAGTATCAATTGGTAGAATTATTCTGTTTCACGATGTACAAAATTGGAAGTTCGTTTTTTTATAAGCCATTTCCCGTTCTGCTTCACGAATTCATCTTTGTAAATGGTATACATGGTAATTTTTACAGGATTTTCGTTCTGATTACCGATCAATATAACACGGCAATATGAAGTTGCTTTGGCAGTAGTTGCCGTAAGTTCATCAATTGTTTGTTGTCCGTTTTGATGATAGACTGTTTTAAAGTTGGATAAGAACCCGGAAAATGCATCGAACAGCTGTTTTCGCCCTTTTAAATAGGATGATAATGCTCCGTCGGTATACGATTGAACCACCCCGTCTTCGGTAAAGAGCTGAACCTGTTTCTCGATCTCTTTAGTATCGGCAAGGTTAGAGAATACATCTACTACCTCTTTGATAGCCATTTTATCTTCAATTGTTTGAAGACTGCTAACCTCCGTGTAGTCGCTTAAAACCTGGGAACAGCTAAATGTTGTAGCAATGAATGCTACGAATAACATGATTTTCTTCATCTGATTATTTTAATAAAGTTATAGAATATAACCCGTTGGCGGAATTAAATTAGTGCATATTTAATTTGTCCAATGGGTTTGTTATTAATCTTGTTTATATATTGAAGGATTGTAAGTGCACTAATTTTCCCCGTAATTCTGGTAAACAATCCTTCTGTTTGTTTTGCGTAATTTCTGATTATCATAAATTGATCGCATAATTGTGCAAAAAGCGTTTCAACCCTTTTCCTTGCTTTAGCAAATGGACTAAATACAGGTTTCCAATCTTTTTGATTCGACCGATATGGAACTTCCAACTTGATATTAGCTTTTTCAAATAAATCAAGTTGTATGGCTGCTCCAATATATCCACGATCACCGATGATGGTGCAATTCTGAAAGTTACACTTTACGTCTTTCAAATAATGAATGTCGTGAACACTCGCCTTTGTCAGGTCAAAAGAGTGTATGACACCGCTCAACCCACAGAGAGAATGTAATTTATATCCGTAATAATGTTTACCCTGTGAAGCACAATAGCCATAATTGGGAGCTTTATCATAATTATTCTTTCCCATTTTACAACGTTTTGACCTTATGGGACGACAGACTTCAATTGGCATAGAATCAATACAGAAAATAGCTTCTCCACCATCAACTTTTGATGCAATTCTTTCACGCACCTGATTACATAAGCCGATAGTGAGCTTCCTGCGATCATTATATTGACGACGGGATATGAGAGAAGAAAAATCATCTTTGTATTCATTTAATTTAGAAAACAAAAAGCTTTCACTATCTATACCTATTGATTCGGCAGCAAGGCTTAAACTGATCACTTCTAAGTCAGAGAACTTCGGGACGACTCCTCTGCGAGGTATATTCCCTTTTTCGTTTACTAAATCAGCAGAAAACATCTTGCATATATCAAGAAATTTAGCGAATATTGCATATAAGTTGTGCATAATTGAGCTGTATATTAATAGTTTGATCACCATTAAAATACTAATAATCAATGATATGCACAACTTATTTCCTGACATTTTTTAGTGAATTAATTCCGCCAACGGGTGAATATACTGTTTATTTAATTTTATCGGGTAACGGCGTTTTGCCATTTGTTCCTTTTGATGATGTACCAAGGCTCGTTCCAATATCGTGTGATGCTTTCAATCCTTCGGGAGCTCTGTTTCCAAATACCTCCATAGCAGCGAACCCGGATTCTAATTCATCTATATCGCTAGTTTGTAAAATTACCTTATGTGCATCTGTATTTTCTCTCATATGCGTTATTGATCTTGTTCCGGGAATGGGTACTATAAACGGTTTTTTAGCCATCAGCCAGGCCAATGCAATCTGACCGGAAGTAGCTTCGTATTTCTGTGCCATATTCTCCAACAACGTTACTATCGGACGGTTCTTCACCAAGGCTTCAGTCGTAAACCGGGGGAAATTTAAGTTTTTACGGATATCACCTTCTGCGAATGGAAAATCCGAGGTAACCTTTCCTGTTAAATATCCCATTCCAAGTGGAGACCAGGGAACAAAGCCAATGCCCAGTTCTTCACAAACAGGAATTACTTCGGCTTCCGGATCGCGGGTCCAGAAGGAAAATTCATTTTGGATAGCTGTTACTTTGTGTTCTTTATGAGCCCTTCTTATGGTTGCGGCTCCGGCTTCTGATAACCCGTAATACCTCACTTTGCCCTCCTTAATGAGTTCGCCCATAGTACCGGCTACATCTTCAATCGGAACCGTGGGATCAACACGATGCTGATATAACAAATCGATCCTATCGGTTTTTAATCGCTTCAACATCCTATCCACTGCAAGCTTGATATGTTGCGGACGGCTGTTAAGACCGCCTTTTAGCTGTCCGGTTTCAAAATCAATATCAAAGCCGAACTTACTCGCTAGTACAACCTCATCCCGAAATGGCTGAAGAGCCTCACCTACTATCTGTTCGCTAATATGTGGCCCATAAATTTCTGCTGTGTCAAAAAAACGGATACCATATTCGTATGCATTTCGAATGAGCTTAACTGAGTCTTCTTTACCAGGAGAATTACCGTATGCCCAAGCAATATTCATACAACCAAGTCCAAGCTCTGATACTTCAAGCTCTCCAAGTTTGCGCGTTCTGAGATCTGTTTTGTTTTTCAAGTTATTATTTATTTGAATGTTATCATTTTCAACTGTATTACTTAATCTATCTGTCTGACCGAAGGAAAACAACGGAGCACCTAAAACCAAACCTGTACCAACAAGTCCGGATTTTGCTAAAAAATCTCTTCTGTTTAATTTACTGATGTTTGATTTCATACGTGTAATTTATTAAAGTTATTATCATGAACCTACTGATACAAAAGTACTTGCTAATTACCAGAATAGTATAACACATATTACGTCAACATTTTCACAAAATTCTGATTTCCGATTAAAATTAGTAAGTAACTACAATAATTATATAAATCAAAATAGTATTTTTACAATTATTACTGAAATAATGAATTTCTATCACTCCATGAAAAAACAAGAGAACGAAATTATTGTCGTAAAAAGTTTGGATAACGAAAATATCCCAACTGATTTCCAGAAAAACTATTTCACCCACATTATTTGTCATCATGGCACCGGTCAATTCCGATTGAATAACACTGTTTATAAATTCTCACCTAATGATATTGTAATTCTTATTCCATCTTTACAAATTGATGATATCCTTTTTTCGCCTGATTTCGAAGCTACGTATCTTTTAATATCCTTCGGACTGATGAGCAATAACAATCCCGATATCGGTTGGGGAATAAAAGGATTTATGTTTTCCAAAGATAATCCTGTAGTCTCGCTTTCAGAAACAGATAAGGAGAGATGTCTGCGTAACTTTTTCTTATTAAAGGAGAAGTACGAAGATACCTATCATCGGTTCAGAAAAGAAATTGTCAATCTTCAGGTACAAATATTTGTAATGGAAATGTGGCATATTTTTAATGAAAAAATGGAAAAAAGAATATTGAGCAACGAGAAAGGTTCTATTTTCGAAAAGTTTTTGCAATTAGTTCAGATGCATTGCATGCAACAACGGGAAGTAGAATTTTATAGCAACAAACTTTGTATCACGCCCAAATACTTATCCGAGGTTTGTAAGAAAACCAGTGGAAAGACCTCGTCTGAATGGATACAGAATTATACTACACAGAACCTGATTATGCTGCTTCGGAATAGAGATCTTAGTTTTACTGAAATTGCTGACACGATGAATTTTTCGAGTCAATCTTTTTTCAGCCGGTATGTTAGTAAAACACTTGGTGTTACCCCCAGTCAGTTCAGGCTGAGATTAAACGATTGAATACTAATAGATTTATAGGATACAGATTGGAAATGGAATCACAAATGGCATTGAGGGATGCGGAGATATTCCCGTCAGACAGGGTGTTGAAGGATACACTTGGTGATGTGTACGACGTGCTGGAATCTTTTCTGGCAACGATTACAAACGAAGCCTATCTTTTAAACATTGAATGGAGATACTACAACGATGGCAAAGCCTGGCTCTGCAAAGTACAACATAAAAAGAAGACTATTTTGTGGCTTTCGGTGTGGGAAGGCTTCTTCAAGGTGAGTTTCTTTTTTACCGAAAAGCACCTCGAAGCAATCGCTGCACTTGATATATCGGAAGCCATCAAAACAGAGGTTGCCTCTTCAAAAGCTGTAGGCCGACTTATCCCCATGATTTTCAATATAAACAACGCAAGTCAACTGGAGGAATTGCTGACTGTTGTCCGCTTTAAGAAGACACTGAAATAGGCGTTTAATATGTAATAATTTATACTAAAGATGATGTTTACGACACTCGACAATGTAAGAAAATTACTGAAAGACAATGCTGATCCTAAAATCCTTGCTTCATCCGCCCGCTATCACAAAGAAGGCGAAGCTCCCAAAGTATATGGTGTAGGAATGGCAAATGTTGGTAAAATAGCCAAAGAGGCTTTTAAACAGATAAAACATTTACCTAAGCAGGAAATATTTGAATTATGCGAAGGACTTTGGCAGACAGGCTATTTGGAAGAATCGGTTGTTGCTTGTGTCTGGGCCGAATCTTTACATAAACAGTACGAGCCTGCCGACTTTAAGATATTTGAGCATTGGGTACACGATTGTGTGACCAATTGGGCCGATTGCGACACACTATGTAATCACACTGTGGGCAGTTTCGTTACAATGTATCCCGAATATGTGGCTGAACTAAAAAAATGGGCTAAATCGACCCGGCGGTTTGTAAAACGTGCCGGAGCAGTAACGTTGATTATCCCAGCCAGAAAAGGCTTGTTTTTAGAGGATGTATTTGAAATTGCCGATATCCTGCTGTTAGATAAAGACGATTTAGTACAGAAAGGCTACGGATGGATGTTAAAAGCTGCCAGTGAAGCTCATCAAAAAGAGGTGTTTGATTACGTAATGGCAAATAAGTCTGTTATGCCTCGCACTGCCCTGCGTTACGCTATCGAAAAAATGCCTGTCGATTTAAAAGCAGAAGCAATGAAGAAGTAAAATTATGAATTATAACATATCCATCATAAGTGAAAATTACTAATCTTGAGGAAAAAGACAAGTCGTACATTATTGTTTTTTTCTCAACAAGATTTAGCGGATTATACAGGATTAAGTTAATGAATTATCAAAAGTTTTGTCAAAAAAATTCGAAAGGCTATATACTTAATACATAATTTGTACTACGACCTCCATCTTCAGCTTTGCATAGAATATCTTTTACCATCAAATCCTTGATGTCATTAAGTGCTGTATCTGCGGAGCATTTGGTTATTTTAGCCCACTTTCCTGAGGTTAATTTGCCATCAAATCCATCAAGCAATTTATTGAGCATCGTTCGCTGACGCTCGTTAAGTGATGTTTGAGCGTGTGTATCCCAAAACCGAGCTTTAGTCAATATAGACCCCAATAGTATTTCAGTTGATGATAAAGCTCCGTTAAGGCACTTTATAAACCATAGTAGCCAGTCGGTTATTTCTCCATTACCGTGTTGTGTACGTTCTAAAATATCATAGTATGTCTTTCTTTCATTTAGAATCTGATTTGACATACTGTAAAAACGCTGAGAAGATCCATCACTGCGAGCAAGCAGCATATCTGTTATTGCACGGGCAATACGCCCATTCCCATCATCAAAAGGGTGTATTGTGATAAACCACAAGTGGGCTATTGCTGCTTTTATGACACTATCCAATGATGACTCATGGTTAAACCACGAAAGGAATTTCTCCATTTCATCGCTCACTATTTCTGGCTTCGGGGCTTCATAATGGACTCTCTCTTTCCCCATTGCTCCGGACACAACCTGCATTTCGCCTGTACGATATTTCCCTACCTCAATACGATACATTCCACTCCAACCAGTTGGAAATAGTGCAGCGTGCCAACCAAACAATCTTTCATGAGAGAGTGGCTCATTATATCGTTGGGTTGCATCAAGCATCATCTCCACAACGCCATCAACATCTCTTGTCGAATTTACCATTCCCGAAACATTTAATCCTAATCTACGAGCTATTGACGAACGCACCTGTTCTTTATTTAGGATCTCACCCTCTATCTCGGTAGATTTCAATACGTCAAGAGTAAGCGTTGTGAGCAGAGCCTCCGCTCGAAGCGAGAAACCTAACCCTTGCATCTGACCGAGTAATCTCCCTTGCATATAGCGAACTTGTGCTAATGCTGAAACCAATCCTTCGGACGAGTATCTGAAATCGTTCCAGTTATTTAATTGATGGATGTACATCGTTAATGAGTTTTACACAAAACTAGGTATAATTCGGTAAATAGCAAATTATTTGCCGAATATAATTCGGTGTTTAAGGATTTCTTTC
This window contains:
- a CDS encoding lipocalin family protein, with the protein product MKAFILTSVLLALPFFTACSQAEKKNTINKQTVRSLDLDRYLGKWYEIARFDHPFERDMVGVTAEYSLRPDGKIRVLNSGYKPDFNGKFKTAEGKARRPDPNEPGKLEVSFFLWFYGEYNILELDEQNYSYVLIGSSSDKYLWILSRTPQLPHETVNMLLEKARERGYDTSKLIWVKQK
- a CDS encoding uracil-DNA glycosylase family protein; translation: MRSKDLKAAGTARLLVIGEDSNLQWSDTATEYAMFADYYFRRFPEDHGERSRNVEARDLFNHIMYVTLNSVKPEDMYITNLCNDYVEPAPKGKRVLIKEEKALKGVEHIKWILEQYPTIEWILPMSLQTNYWLQKVGFYGGDEAFLHGAQPRRVGIECIQPYYQPVDGKAFASICGNIYDANDYPAKVIPILPAKDYPLKGLNEEKYGKAYERLRASFRK
- a CDS encoding HU family DNA-binding protein, giving the protein MSAKYKLTENPPASAKNGIQNLHARIVPSRTATIDDLAAEISTISTFSSGDIKGLLESFTQVVTNRLKNGENVNLDGLGYYSVSLDCPKDITSEKRIRAESIRFRNVNFRCSNKMKASLKSMKLERVPAVKKKEFTGEERLQRIISKMNELRTVTCTDCMGVNQCSRYIALQDLNTLIESGKIEKLGYGKNVLYMLRP
- a CDS encoding aldo/keto reductase codes for the protein MEKNNRRDFLKAGALLSGSVILSPAIGKAQGSENGLSMPANTDVKYRTLGSGSQALKVSALGLGCMGMSYHRSFVPDKKAMFSMLHKAYDLGVTFFDTAEAYGPLVNEELVGEAVSSFRKEIVIATKFGFKNGRPSEGLDSRPERIRAVVEHSLKSLKTDYIDLLYQHRVDPAVPMEEVAGTVKDLIQEGKVKYFGLSEAGEANIRKAHAVQPVTALQSEYSLMTRQPEKDVINVCEELGIGFVPYSPLSRGMITGYLNERSKYNPNNDNRPTLPRYQPDNVIANWPLIDTLKAFGDQRGLTVAQVALAWLLAQKPFIVPIPGTTKLAHLQENMWAADFEFTAEEQQSLTDQINKIKIVGERYTGISAQQTAK
- a CDS encoding helix-turn-helix domain-containing protein, which gives rise to MKGKIHIKNISELLPSGTSPTDIRVKINCTTIDSTDVLSQFSVPLYLNASIAILVLSGNATACINYKFHKVEPDTLLLLSASHMFNFDNCSADFKCICLFVSKDFMDDMDSTDMIYKRIKYGVRMFNMPVLRISTHQSELLYKRITSVNDAIEDAEHLYHKEIILNCLFGFYLDLSNMIDRTSDLETEANLTRYESIIKSFIELLVANYRKEHKVDFYSSRLNISDHYLIHIVKRITGQTVTDFIYEMLYSDARTLLMHSKLSIQEITSLLHFSDQSSFGKFFKRKAGLSPIDFRKQKN
- a CDS encoding nuclear transport factor 2 family protein — protein: MKKIMLFVAFIATTFSCSQVLSDYTEVSSLQTIEDKMAIKEVVDVFSNLADTKEIEKQVQLFTEDGVVQSYTDGALSSYLKGRKQLFDAFSGFLSNFKTVYHQNGQQTIDELTATTAKATSYCRVILIGNQNENPVKITMYTIYKDEFVKQNGKWLIKKRTSNFVHRETE
- a CDS encoding IS982 family transposase; the protein is MSGNKLCISLIISILMVIKLLIYSSIMHNLYAIFAKFLDICKMFSADLVNEKGNIPRRGVVPKFSDLEVISLSLAAESIGIDSESFLFSKLNEYKDDFSSLISRRQYNDRRKLTIGLCNQVRERIASKVDGGEAIFCIDSMPIEVCRPIRSKRCKMGKNNYDKAPNYGYCASQGKHYYGYKLHSLCGLSGVIHSFDLTKASVHDIHYLKDVKCNFQNCTIIGDRGYIGAAIQLDLFEKANIKLEVPYRSNQKDWKPVFSPFAKARKRVETLFAQLCDQFMIIRNYAKQTEGLFTRITGKISALTILQYINKINNKPIGQIKYALI